In a single window of the Nycticebus coucang isolate mNycCou1 chromosome 13, mNycCou1.pri, whole genome shotgun sequence genome:
- the LOC128563774 gene encoding histone H3.3 type 2-like, translating into MARTKQTARKQIGDKAPRKQLATKVSGKLVPPLSGLKKPHRYRPGTVALREIRRYQKSTELLIRKLPFQRLVREVAQALLPDLRFQSAAVGALQEASEAYLVGLFEDTNLCAIHAKRVTIMPKDMQLARRIRGERA; encoded by the coding sequence ATGGCGAGGACCAAGCAGACCGCCCGCAAGCAGATCGGCGACAAGGCGCCCAGAAAGCAGTTGGCCACCAAAGTCTCCGGCAAGCTGGTGCCCCCTCTGTCAGGGCTGAAGAAGCCCCACCGGTACAGGCCGGGCACCGTGGCGTTGCGGGAAATCCGACGTTACCAGAAGTCCACGGAGCTTCTCATCCGCAAGCTGCCCTTCCAGCGCCTGGTGCGGGAGGTGGCTCAGGCCCTCCTGCCAGACCTGCGCTTCCAGAGCGCGGCAGTGGGTGCTCTGCAGGAGGCCAGCGAGGCCTATCTGGTGGGTCTTTTTGAAGACACCAACCTGTGTGCTATCCATGCCAAGCGTGTCACCATTATGCCCAAAGACATGCAGCTGGCACGCCGCATTCGCGGAGAGCGCGCTTAG
- the LOC128563775 gene encoding riboflavin kinase-like, with product MPRADVMRHLPYFCQGQVARGFGRGSKQLGIPTANFPEQVVDNLPADVSTGIYYGWASVGSGDVHKMVVSIGWNPYYKNTKKSMETHIMHTFKEDFYGEILNVAIVGYLRPEKNFDSLESLISAIQGDIEEAKKQLDRRRLWLNLPEHLKLKDSFFRVPKGKIMNDH from the exons ATGCCCCGGGCGGACGTCATGAGGCACCTGCCATATTTCTGCCAGGGCCAAGTGGCGCGGGGCTTCGGCCGGGGCTCCAAGCAGCTGGGCATCCCCACAGCAAACTTTCCTGAACAAGTAGTAGATAATCTCCCTGCTGATGTATCCACTGGCATTTACTATGGTTGGGCCAGTGTTGGAAGTGGAGATGTCCATAAGATGGTGGTGAGCATAGGCTGGAACCCATACTACAAGAATACAAAAAAGTCCATGGAAACTCACATCATGCATACCTTTAAAGAGGACTTCTATGGGGAAATCCTCAATGTGGCTATAGTTGGCTACCTCAGACCAGAAAAGAACTTTGATTCTTTAGAGTCACTTATTTCAGCAATTCAAGGTGATATTGAAGAAGCTAAGAAACAACTAgatcggcggcgcctgtggctca aTCTACCAGAACATTTGAAACTCAAAGACAGTTTTTTCCGGGTTCCTAAAGGCAAAATTATGAATGACCACTGA